The Musa acuminata AAA Group cultivar baxijiao chromosome BXJ2-2, Cavendish_Baxijiao_AAA, whole genome shotgun sequence genome has a segment encoding these proteins:
- the LOC135605801 gene encoding autophagy-related protein 8C-like translates to MAKSSFKLEHPLERRQAEAARIREKYPDRIPVIVEKAERSDIPDIDKKKYLVPADLTVGQFVYVVRKRIKLSAEKAIFIFVKNTLPSTAAMMSAIYEESKDEDGFLYMTYSGENTFGSM, encoded by the exons ATGGCGAAGAGTTCCTTCAAGTTGGAACATCCTCTCG AAAGGAGGCAAGCAGAGGCTGCTCGTATCAGGGAGAAGTATCCTGACAGGATTCCT GTGATTGTGGAGAAGGCTGAAAGAAGTGACATTCCAGACATTGACAAGAAGAA GTACCTGGTTCCCGCTGATCTCACAGTAGGACAATTTGTTTATGTGGTGCGGAAGAGGATTAAGCTCAGTGCTGAGAAGGCCATTTTCATCTTTGTGAAGAATACTCTTCCATCAACAG CTGCCATGATGTCCGCAATCTATGAGGAAAGTAAGGATGAGGATGGTTTCCTGTACATGACTTACAGCGGGGAGAACACATTTGGATCCATGTAG
- the LOC135605803 gene encoding GATA transcription factor 9-like, with protein sequence MDTCNKSSSAGSSLLEEFIPGDNMVEGEDESLEWLSIYVEDCLSGATSYTTTTTTTTTISKPLPPTARLPQNPDPKTSCRSLAVPAKARTKRRRITPRNPSPDAFSTFHLTSSDPPLLQQTYWLAESELIVPIKEEGGKTAAAGGGRVGEEEKVVVQPRRCSHCLSQKTPQWRAGPLGPKTLCNACGVRFKSGRLLPEYRPAKSPTFVSYKHSNSHKKVMEMRMALLSSNST encoded by the exons ATGGACACCTGCAACAAATCCTCCTCTGCTGGCAGTTCTTTGTTGGAGGAGTTCATCCCTGGAGATAACATG GTAGAAGGAGAGGATGAGAGCCTGGAATGGCTGTCCATATATGTGGAGGACTGCCTCTCTGGTGCCACATcctacaccaccaccaccaccaccaccaccaccatttcCAAGCCCCTCCCACCGACAGCAAGACTCCCACAAAACCCAGACCCCAAAACTTCATGCAGAAGTCTTGCAGTCCCAGCAAAGGCCAGAACCAAGAGAAGAAGAATCACCCCAAGAAACCCTTCTCCTGATGCCTTCTCAACCTTCCATCTCACCTCTTCAGACCCACCTCTCCTCCAGCAGACCTACTGGCTTGCAGAGAGTGAGCTGATCGTCCCCATAAAGGAGGAAGGGGGCAAGACAGCAGCCGCGGGTGGAGGAAGAgtaggggaggaggagaaggtggtgGTGCAGCCAAGGAGGTGCAGCCATTGCCTGTCACAGAAGACTCCACAGTGGAGGGCAGGGCCTTTGGGGCCCAAGACCCTCTGCAATGCATGTGGTGTGAGGTTCAAGTCAGGGAGGCTGCTCCCTGAGTACAGGCCAGCAAAGAGCCCCACTTTTGTGAGCTACAAGCACTCCAACTCACACAAGAAGGTGATGGAGATGAGGATGGCTTTACTGTCCTCCAATTCCACTTAA
- the LOC135605800 gene encoding glutamate dehydrogenase 1, mitochondrial-like, producing MNALVATSRNFKQAAKLLGLDSKLEKSLLIPFREIKVECTIPKDDGTLASFVGFRVQHDNARGPMKGGIRYHHEVDPDEVNALAQLMTWKTAVANIPYGGAKGGIGCSPGKLSCSELERLTRVFTQKIHDLIGIHTDVPAPDMGTNSQTMAWILDEYSKFHGHSPAVVTGKPIDLGGSLGREAATGRGVLFATEAVLAEYGKSIKDQRFIIQGFGNVGSWAAQLISEAGGKVIAISDVTGAVKNTNGLDIENLLKHSAENRGIKGFSGGESIDPSSLLTKDCDVLIPAALGGVINRENANDIRAKFIIEAANHPTDPEADEILSKKGVIILPDIYANSGGVTVSYFEWVQNIQGFMWDEKKVNAELKTYMTRGFKDMKEMCKTHNCDLRMGAFTLGVNRVARATVLRGWEA from the exons ATGAACGCACTGGTCGCAACAAGTAGAAATTTCAAGCAGGCTGCTAAGCTGCTGGGATTGGACTCTAAGCTGGAAAAAAGTTTGCTAATTCCATTCAGAGAGATTAAG GTTGAGTGCACAATTCCAAAAGATGATGGCACTTTGGCATCTTTTGTGGGGTTTAGGGTGCAGCATGATAATGCCAGAGGCCCTATGAAGGGAGGAATCAGATACCATCATGAG GTTGACCCAGACGAGGTGAATGCCTTGGCACAATTAATGACTTGGAAAACAGCTGTAGCAAATATACCATATGGGGGTGCTAAAGGTGGAATAGGATGCAGTCCTGGAAAACTTAGTTGTTCTGAACTTGAGAGGCTTACCAGAGTTTTCACACAGAAGATACATGATCTAATTGGCATTCACACTGATGTTCCAGCACCCGATATGGGAACTAATTCACAG ACAATGGCTTGGATACTTGATGAGTACTCAAAATTTCATGGCCACTCACCAGCAGTTGTGACTGGAAAACCTATT GATCTTGGTGGATCTCTGGGTAGAGAGGCGGCTACTGGAAGGGGGGTCCTGTTTGCAACAGAAGCCGTACTTGCAGAATATGGAAAGAGCATTAAAGATCAGCGCTTCATAATACAG GGCTTTGGTAATGTTGGTTCTTGGGCTGCCCAACTTATCAGTGAAGCTGGTGGTAAGGTGATTGCTATAAGCGATGTGACAGGGGCCGTCAAGAACACTAATGGTCTTGACATCGAAAACCTACTTAAGCACAGCGCGGAGAATCGTGGAATCAAAGGTTTCAGTGGTGGAGAATCAATTGATCCAAGTTCCTTGCTTACCAAAGACTGTGATGTTCTTATTCCAGCAGCACTTGGAGGTGTAATAAACAG GGAAAATGCTAATGACATAAGGGCCAAATTCATCATTGAGGCAGCAAATCATCCAACTGACCCTGAGGCTGATGAG ATCTTATCAAAGAAAGGTGTTATCATTCTTCCAGACATATATGCAAATTCTGGCGGTGTTACTGTGAGTTATTTTGAGTGGGTTCAG AATATTCAAGGATTCATGTGGGATGAAAAGAAGGTTAATGCGGAGCTGAAAACATATATGACTCGAGGCTTCAAAGATATGAAGGAGATGTGCAAGACGCACAACTGTGACCTCCGCATGGGTGCTTTCACACTTGGAGTCAACCGAGTTGCACGAGCAACCGTTCTCCGAGGATGGGAAGCTTAG
- the LOC135605802 gene encoding uncharacterized protein LOC135605802, with the protein MAKLTAQGSLRLTLCGDRASFWCEPRDQVRCRIGGGKRPLDSPVGIHRSSSGFTSPDAGRVWAVGKKSKSFKPDEFESGEGKEVEYEEEEEENELQRDELSCFRGLVLDVSYRPVNVVCWKRAICLEFMEKADVLEYYDQTVSSAQGSFYIPAVLQIPHLLQVVKRRRIKQNLSRRNIFYRDSFTCQYCSSRDNLTVDHVVPISRGGEWMWENLVTACARCNSRKGQKTLEEANMKLIKIPKVPKDYDILAIPLTSAAVKMLKMRKGVPEEWLQYLSKPSP; encoded by the exons ATGGCCAAGCTCACAGCCCAGGGGAGTCTCAGGCTGACCTTGTGCGGAGACAGAGCCTCCTTCTGGTGTGAACCACGAGACCAGGTTCGCTGCAGGATTGGTGGTGGGAAGAGGCCACTTGATAGCCCAGTTGGGATCCATAGGAGTAGCAGCGGCTTCACGTCTCCTGATGCTGGTAGGGTTTGGGCTGTGGGAAAGAAGTCAAAAAGCTTTAAGCCTGATGAGTTTGAGAGTGGGGAGGGTAAAGAGGTGGAgtatgaggaagaggaagaggagaatgagTTGCAGAGGGATGAGTTGTCATGCTTCAGAGGTTTGGTGTTGGATGTCTCCTACAG GCCCGTAAATGTTGTCTGCTGGAAGCGTGCCATCTGTCTGGAATTTATGGAGAAG GCTGATGTTCTGGAATACTATGACCAGACGGTGTCTTCGGCGCAAGGATCCTTCTACATACCAGCAGTCTTGCAG ATTCCACATTTACTGCAAGTTGTCAAGAGGAGAAGGATCAAACAAAACCTTAGTCGCAGAAACATATTTTATAGGGATTCTTTTACTTGTCA ATATTGCTCTTCTCGAGATAACTTGACGGTTGACCATGTGGTACCAATTTCACGAGGTGGTGAATGGATGtgggaaaatctg GTCACCGCATGTGCAAGATGTAACTCCAGGAAGGGACAGAAGACCTTAGAAGAAGCAAACATGAAACTGATTAAAATTCCCAAG GTTCCTAAAGACTATGACATACTTGCCATTCCCTTGACATCAGCTGCTGTCAAGATGCTGAAGATGAGGAAAGGGGTGCCTGAAGAGTGGCTTCAGTACCTCTCCAAGCCAAGTCCATAG